In Hahella sp. KA22, one genomic interval encodes:
- the lapB gene encoding lipopolysaccharide assembly protein LapB, translating to MEYLGQLLLIAVAIGIGWLICFIQGRVGQTARAIKRGGEYPKSLQYLFEAYDAPTLDSFIQELEINQHTVQLHLSIANFFRRKGEIEKATAIHQNLLSHPDARIKHGEQLTYELAQDYMFVGLYDRAEALFIELAASRQWRKLSTECLLEIYEHEKEWGVARERALTLDVKRDRDVQVRLAQYCCEMAERSMRRKEYSDATRHLREALMYDKFCARASIQVAQVCVATEQYPEALAELKRIEQQNPMFLSEVVGLVKEICEKLNERERLLKILQRMWELQPSAKVMIALSGALNENENTEEAIEFLLGQLNAHPTLGGVKALLVLLVPYADPEPKRWIMIVKGVLETLLEKNHSYLCESCGFSGRHLHWQCPSCKKWGVVKPLPWV from the coding sequence ATGGAATACCTTGGCCAATTGTTGTTAATTGCCGTCGCAATAGGCATTGGTTGGCTGATCTGTTTTATTCAGGGGCGAGTTGGTCAGACTGCCAGAGCCATCAAGCGGGGCGGTGAATATCCAAAATCCTTACAATATCTTTTTGAGGCGTATGATGCGCCGACTCTGGATTCTTTTATCCAGGAGTTGGAGATAAATCAGCATACGGTTCAGCTTCATCTCTCAATCGCCAATTTCTTTCGTCGCAAAGGCGAAATCGAAAAAGCGACGGCGATCCACCAGAATCTTCTTTCGCATCCAGACGCAAGAATCAAACACGGCGAGCAGCTTACTTATGAGTTAGCACAGGACTATATGTTTGTTGGTTTGTACGACAGGGCTGAAGCTCTTTTCATAGAGCTGGCGGCGTCACGGCAGTGGCGGAAGCTGAGTACTGAGTGTCTTCTTGAAATCTATGAGCACGAAAAGGAATGGGGGGTTGCGCGTGAGCGCGCTTTGACGCTGGACGTTAAGCGGGATCGAGACGTGCAGGTGCGGCTGGCTCAATACTGTTGTGAGATGGCTGAGCGCAGTATGCGGCGTAAGGAATATTCAGACGCAACGCGCCATCTTCGAGAGGCGCTGATGTACGACAAGTTTTGCGCTCGAGCAAGTATTCAAGTGGCCCAGGTTTGTGTCGCCACGGAGCAGTATCCTGAAGCGCTGGCGGAATTGAAGCGTATTGAGCAGCAGAATCCAATGTTTCTCTCGGAAGTCGTTGGGCTGGTGAAAGAGATATGCGAAAAGCTTAATGAGCGGGAGCGACTGCTGAAGATACTCCAAAGAATGTGGGAGCTGCAGCCGTCAGCGAAAGTAATGATTGCGCTGTCCGGCGCTCTCAACGAAAACGAGAATACGGAAGAGGCGATAGAGTTTCTTTTAGGGCAGTTAAATGCTCACCCTACTCTTGGTGGTGTGAAAGCGTTGTTGGTGTTGTTGGTTCCTTATGCGGACCCTGAGCCCAAGCGTTGGATTATGATTGTGAAAGGGGTGCTGGAGACGCTTTTGGAGAAGAATCACTCCTATTTATGTGAAAGTTGTGGCTTTTCGGGGCGTCATTTGCACTGGCAGTGTCCCAGTTGCAAAAAATGGGGAGTGGTGAAGCCGTTGCCTTGGGTGTAG
- a CDS encoding lipopolysaccharide assembly protein LapA domain-containing protein, which translates to MSKLKKIFLLCLVILMVIVGVVFVLLNNSKLELDLFFYHTGPVNVSILIGLAFAVGFLLGMAVTSLTVLKLRIFGKKGRDRAIKSSTQVVASKS; encoded by the coding sequence ATGTCCAAGCTGAAAAAAATCTTTTTGCTATGTCTTGTCATCTTAATGGTGATAGTTGGTGTAGTATTTGTGTTGCTTAACAATTCCAAGTTGGAGCTAGACCTATTCTTCTACCACACGGGGCCTGTGAACGTTTCGATTTTGATCGGTTTGGCGTTTGCCGTAGGGTTTCTATTAGGGATGGCGGTAACTAGCTTGACCGTTCTAAAGTTGAGAATTTTTGGTAAAAAAGGGCGTGATCGCGCTATAAAGTCATCTACGCAGGTTGTCGCCAGCAAATCATAA
- the uvrB gene encoding excinuclease ABC subunit UvrB produces the protein MQKFQLKANYQPAGDQPGAIAGLVDGLRDGLLHQTLLGVTGSGKTFTMANVIAEMQRPAMVMAHNKTLAAQLYGEFKEFFPDSAVEYFVSYYDYYQPEAYVPSSDTYIEKDSSINDHIEQMRLSATKALMERKDVVIVATVSAIYGLGDPQSYKKMMLHLDRGDKVDQRSLLRRLAELQYTRNDLELHRANYRVRGDVIDVFPAESESDALRIELFDDEIESLSWFDPLTGEVYRRVPRATIYPKTHYATPRQVILDATDQIKTELQERLQQFRGSSKLLEAQRLEERTKYDLEMMFELGYCNGIENYSRYLSGRQAGEPPPTLFDYLPSDALLFIDESHVTIPQIGAMYRGDRSRKETLVSYGFRLPSALDNRPLRFDEWERLAPQMIFVSATPGNYEADHQGQVVEQVVRPTGLVDPEIEVLPASTQVDDLLGQIHERVARDERVLVTTLTKRMAEDLTDFLLDKGIRVRYLHSDVETVERVEIIRDLRLGEFDVLVGINLLREGLDMPEVSLVAILDADKEGFLRSDRSLIQTIGRAARNVRGKAILYADKITGSMQRAMDETERRRNKQISYNEEHGVVPRGLDKKVADIMEGARVPGSKKGASQRRVAETASSYNVETEARTPQEYAKMIQKLETAMYEAARNLEFEKAAQLRDQLKELKEKGLQ, from the coding sequence ATGCAAAAGTTTCAGCTTAAAGCGAATTATCAGCCGGCGGGCGATCAACCCGGCGCCATCGCCGGATTAGTAGATGGACTGCGCGACGGTCTGCTGCACCAGACATTGCTGGGGGTTACCGGCTCAGGGAAAACGTTCACCATGGCCAATGTCATTGCGGAAATGCAGCGTCCCGCTATGGTGATGGCTCACAACAAAACCCTGGCGGCGCAGTTGTATGGGGAATTCAAAGAGTTTTTCCCAGATAGCGCAGTGGAATACTTTGTCTCTTACTATGATTACTATCAGCCGGAAGCCTATGTGCCGTCTTCCGACACTTATATCGAAAAAGACTCTTCCATTAACGACCACATTGAGCAAATGCGTCTGTCGGCGACCAAAGCGCTGATGGAGCGTAAAGATGTGGTGATCGTCGCCACTGTCTCCGCAATCTATGGTTTGGGCGATCCGCAGTCCTATAAAAAGATGATGTTGCACCTGGATCGGGGCGACAAAGTCGATCAGCGATCTTTGTTGCGTCGGCTGGCGGAATTGCAGTACACCCGCAACGACCTGGAGTTGCACCGGGCTAACTACCGGGTGAGGGGGGATGTCATTGATGTGTTTCCTGCGGAATCCGAATCGGACGCGCTGCGTATTGAGCTGTTTGACGACGAAATTGAATCGCTGTCCTGGTTTGATCCTTTAACGGGAGAGGTGTACCGGCGAGTGCCGCGGGCGACTATCTATCCGAAAACTCACTATGCCACGCCGCGCCAGGTCATACTGGATGCGACGGATCAAATAAAGACGGAGCTGCAGGAGCGTTTGCAGCAGTTTCGCGGTTCCAGCAAGCTGCTGGAAGCCCAGCGGTTGGAAGAGCGCACCAAATATGATCTGGAGATGATGTTCGAGCTGGGATACTGCAACGGCATTGAGAACTACTCTCGATATCTGTCCGGTCGTCAGGCGGGTGAGCCGCCGCCTACCTTATTTGATTACCTGCCTTCCGACGCCCTGCTATTTATAGATGAATCTCACGTGACGATTCCGCAGATCGGCGCTATGTATCGCGGCGACCGTTCCCGGAAGGAAACGTTGGTGTCCTATGGATTCCGACTGCCCTCTGCGCTGGATAATCGTCCTTTACGCTTTGACGAGTGGGAGCGCCTGGCTCCGCAAATGATTTTTGTCTCAGCAACGCCTGGTAACTATGAAGCCGATCATCAAGGGCAAGTGGTGGAGCAGGTCGTGCGCCCCACGGGCTTGGTTGACCCGGAAATAGAAGTATTGCCGGCATCCACTCAGGTTGATGATTTATTGGGGCAGATTCACGAACGCGTGGCCCGTGACGAGCGTGTGCTGGTGACCACGCTGACCAAGAGAATGGCGGAAGATTTAACGGACTTCCTGTTGGACAAAGGCATTCGTGTGCGTTACCTGCACTCGGATGTGGAAACCGTAGAGCGGGTCGAGATTATTCGCGACTTGCGACTGGGCGAGTTTGACGTGCTGGTGGGCATCAACTTGCTGCGTGAAGGTTTGGATATGCCGGAGGTTTCCCTGGTCGCCATTTTGGATGCGGACAAAGAGGGCTTCCTGCGTTCGGACCGTTCGTTGATTCAGACTATCGGCCGGGCGGCGCGGAACGTACGCGGCAAAGCGATCTTATATGCGGACAAAATCACGGGCTCCATGCAGCGAGCGATGGATGAAACCGAGCGTCGGCGTAATAAACAGATCAGCTATAACGAAGAGCATGGCGTTGTTCCACGCGGGTTGGACAAAAAAGTCGCTGACATTATGGAAGGGGCGCGCGTTCCCGGTTCCAAGAAAGGCGCTTCACAGCGCAGAGTGGCGGAAACGGCCTCTTCTTATAATGTGGAGACCGAAGCGAGAACGCCGCAGGAATACGCGAAAATGATACAGAAGCTGGAAACCGCTATGTACGAAGCCGCCCGTAATCTGGAGTTTGAGAAAGCCGCGCAGTTGCGGGATCAACTCAAAGAACTGAAAGAAAAAGGCCTGCAATAA
- a CDS encoding pyridoxal phosphate-dependent aminotransferase — translation MEIDLSRRVQAIKPSPTLAVTNRAAELKAAGKDIIGLGAGEPDFDTPQHIKDAAIAAINAGQTKYTAVDGTPALKNAIISKFQRDNNLNYEANQILVSSGGKQSFFNLALALLDEGDEVIIPAPYWVSYPDMVIVADGKPVIIETTEATRFKITAEQLDAAVTSKTRLVVLNSPSNPTGMAYSKEELSALGEVLRKHPSVMVATDDMYEHTLWTGEDFVNILSVCPDLYDRTFVLNGVSKAYSMTGWRIGYAAGPAKAIAAMKKIQSQSTSNPCSISQAAAAAALNGPQECIGEMVKEFKKRHDFVVKAFNDMPGVTCLPVDGTFYAFPGFQGVIDRMENIYNDLDLAEYLLTEAGVALVPGSAFGAPGHLRISFATSMQNLEQAMERIAKAIK, via the coding sequence TTGGAAATCGATCTCTCACGCCGTGTTCAAGCAATCAAACCCTCTCCCACTCTGGCTGTCACCAACCGCGCGGCGGAACTCAAAGCCGCCGGGAAAGATATTATTGGTTTAGGCGCCGGAGAACCTGATTTTGATACCCCCCAGCATATTAAGGACGCCGCTATCGCCGCGATTAACGCGGGCCAGACCAAATATACCGCAGTCGATGGAACCCCTGCACTAAAGAACGCGATTATCAGCAAATTCCAACGCGATAATAACCTGAATTACGAAGCCAACCAGATTTTGGTCTCCAGCGGGGGCAAGCAAAGCTTTTTCAATCTAGCTCTGGCGCTCCTGGATGAAGGTGACGAAGTCATTATCCCCGCGCCTTACTGGGTGTCTTACCCCGACATGGTTATTGTCGCGGACGGCAAACCGGTCATCATTGAGACCACCGAAGCAACGCGATTCAAAATCACTGCTGAGCAGTTGGACGCCGCAGTTACCAGCAAAACCCGTCTGGTAGTACTGAACAGCCCTTCCAACCCAACCGGCATGGCCTATAGCAAAGAAGAACTGTCCGCTTTGGGCGAAGTGCTGCGCAAACATCCTTCTGTGATGGTAGCGACTGACGATATGTACGAGCATACGCTGTGGACTGGCGAAGATTTCGTCAATATTTTAAGTGTATGCCCAGACCTTTACGACCGCACTTTTGTCCTCAATGGCGTATCCAAAGCTTACTCCATGACCGGCTGGCGCATCGGTTACGCGGCAGGCCCCGCCAAAGCGATTGCGGCCATGAAAAAAATTCAGTCGCAAAGCACGTCCAACCCCTGCTCCATCTCCCAAGCCGCCGCAGCCGCCGCGCTGAACGGCCCACAGGAGTGCATTGGAGAAATGGTAAAAGAGTTCAAGAAACGCCACGACTTTGTCGTTAAAGCGTTTAACGACATGCCCGGTGTAACTTGCCTGCCCGTGGACGGGACCTTTTATGCATTCCCAGGGTTCCAAGGCGTGATCGATCGTATGGAAAATATCTATAACGACCTGGACCTGGCGGAGTATCTGCTGACCGAAGCTGGCGTCGCCCTGGTTCCAGGCTCCGCTTTTGGCGCGCCTGGACATTTGCGAATCTCCTTCGCCACCAGCATGCAAAATCTGGAACAGGCCATGGAGCGTATCGCGAAAGCGATCAAATAA
- the rmuC gene encoding DNA recombination protein RmuC, which produces MALLQLYWPYLMAGGIGLALALLALMGMMRQRRQRRELELRNAQIMEKLLAREDEVTRLQDACAEKTQRCESLQREVGLLQQSNAAVKARMESIHERYVSAEAAARDKDADLSELTQALSAAQSELASLKTAAAKEQLHHQEKLKLLEASREALTQEFQLLANRIFESSTQKLSEFSQNNLKTILDPLNTQLNDFRKKVEDVYDKEAQQRFSLSAEIKKLQTLNERISDDAIKLTNALKGDNKAAGTWGEVILERILERSGLVKGREYEVQSAQRNEAGRRIQPDVIIRLPENKNVVVDSKVSLVAYEQYHNAADDSARMDYLKQHVLSVRQHIKGLSGKRYQDALGLNSLDFVLLFIPIEGAFAAAVQGDQSLFNEAFQQNVVIVSPSTLLATLRTIHNIWRYEHQSQNAQEIARQAGYLYDKFVNFVQDLEEVGQRLQQTQGAYDTAMGRLATGRGNLITRVEKLKQLGARAGKQLSESTLQRAQMSEEGDSRTASLSLGDGAGL; this is translated from the coding sequence ATGGCGTTATTACAATTATATTGGCCCTACCTGATGGCGGGGGGGATAGGGCTTGCTCTCGCGTTGCTTGCGTTGATGGGGATGATGAGACAGCGCCGTCAGCGGAGAGAACTTGAGCTGCGCAATGCTCAAATAATGGAAAAACTCCTGGCTCGTGAAGATGAAGTGACGCGTCTTCAGGATGCGTGTGCGGAAAAAACGCAACGCTGTGAGTCCCTGCAGCGGGAAGTTGGTTTGCTACAACAAAGTAACGCTGCGGTGAAAGCGCGGATGGAGTCTATCCATGAACGTTATGTTAGTGCGGAGGCGGCGGCCAGAGACAAAGACGCGGATTTATCTGAGTTAACGCAAGCGCTTAGCGCCGCGCAGAGTGAGCTGGCGTCTTTGAAAACCGCAGCAGCGAAGGAACAGTTGCATCATCAGGAGAAGCTGAAATTATTGGAAGCGTCACGTGAGGCGCTGACGCAGGAATTTCAACTGTTAGCGAATCGCATCTTCGAGAGTAGCACGCAGAAACTGTCCGAGTTCAGCCAGAACAATCTGAAGACCATTCTTGACCCCTTGAATACGCAGTTGAATGACTTCCGTAAGAAAGTGGAAGACGTATACGACAAGGAAGCGCAGCAGCGTTTCTCATTATCTGCGGAAATCAAAAAGCTACAAACGCTGAACGAACGTATCAGTGACGACGCCATCAAGCTGACCAATGCGCTGAAAGGCGACAATAAAGCCGCGGGGACCTGGGGAGAAGTCATTCTGGAGCGCATCCTGGAGCGTTCCGGGCTGGTGAAAGGGCGCGAGTACGAAGTGCAGAGCGCACAACGAAATGAGGCTGGGCGCCGTATTCAACCGGATGTGATTATTCGTCTGCCAGAGAACAAAAACGTCGTCGTCGACTCGAAAGTCAGTCTGGTGGCCTATGAGCAATATCATAACGCTGCGGACGACAGCGCCCGCATGGACTACCTGAAACAGCATGTATTGTCTGTGCGACAACATATTAAGGGATTGAGTGGTAAGCGCTATCAAGACGCTTTGGGTCTGAACTCATTGGATTTTGTACTGCTGTTTATCCCAATCGAAGGCGCCTTTGCGGCGGCGGTGCAGGGAGATCAAAGCCTGTTCAATGAAGCATTTCAACAGAATGTGGTGATTGTCTCTCCTTCGACGCTTCTCGCTACTTTGCGCACCATTCACAATATCTGGCGCTATGAGCACCAGTCTCAAAATGCGCAGGAAATCGCGCGGCAGGCTGGTTATCTGTACGACAAGTTCGTCAATTTCGTACAGGATCTGGAGGAAGTTGGCCAGCGCTTGCAGCAGACACAAGGCGCCTATGACACCGCCATGGGGCGCTTGGCTACTGGGCGAGGCAACTTGATTACCCGGGTGGAGAAACTGAAGCAGTTGGGCGCGCGCGCCGGTAAGCAATTGAGTGAATCTACGCTGCAGCGGGCGCAAATGTCGGAGGAGGGCGACTCCCGAACGGCGTCTCTCTCACTGGGTGACGGCGCTGGTTTATGA
- a CDS encoding sulfite exporter TauE/SafE family protein — MTEWFAGLSGLEVATLLGCSFLGSMLTAALGVGGGAFLIAVMADIVPPLALIPLHGIVQMGSNVSRAALTRKHIQPRTIAFFLSGALIAALAAVWLLGRVDPLWIPPLVALFIIWLCWGPIPELGLGKTKIGLFCGGLLTTLATMIVGATGPLVSAWLGRSGVDRWTYTANFSSCMTAQHLLKIMVFGVAGFVFTPWLPLLGLMVLAGFLGTKVGLKILGKLPEARFKSLFKWVLTLLALRLLWLWWRGFSA; from the coding sequence ATGACGGAATGGTTTGCGGGCCTTTCCGGGCTCGAAGTCGCAACGCTGTTAGGGTGCAGTTTCCTGGGTTCGATGTTGACTGCAGCGCTCGGTGTTGGCGGCGGCGCTTTTCTGATCGCAGTGATGGCGGATATTGTGCCGCCGTTAGCTCTGATTCCTTTGCATGGTATTGTGCAAATGGGCTCCAACGTTAGCCGGGCGGCCTTAACCCGCAAGCACATTCAGCCGCGTACGATAGCTTTCTTTTTAAGCGGCGCCCTTATTGCCGCGCTCGCTGCTGTCTGGCTATTGGGGCGCGTCGACCCCTTGTGGATTCCCCCGCTGGTGGCGCTATTCATCATCTGGCTGTGTTGGGGGCCTATTCCTGAGCTGGGACTGGGGAAAACTAAAATAGGTCTGTTCTGCGGCGGTTTATTGACGACACTGGCCACAATGATCGTTGGCGCAACTGGTCCCCTTGTGTCGGCTTGGCTTGGGCGTAGTGGCGTTGACCGCTGGACTTACACCGCTAACTTCTCCAGTTGTATGACGGCGCAACATTTGTTGAAAATTATGGTGTTCGGGGTGGCTGGGTTTGTGTTCACCCCCTGGCTTCCTTTGTTGGGTTTAATGGTGCTGGCGGGGTTTCTAGGCACTAAAGTCGGCTTGAAAATTCTCGGTAAACTGCCCGAAGCGCGTTTTAAATCACTGTTCAAATGGGTGCTGACGTTGTTGGCGCTGCGTTTGTTGTGGCTATGGTGGCGAGGATTCTCCGCCTGA
- the pyrF gene encoding orotidine-5'-phosphate decarboxylase — protein sequence MVSGPRVVVALDFSDRKQLDEFVAKLDPGLCRLKVGKELFTTFGPAIVEQLQARGFEVFLDLKFHDIPNTTAQAVKAAAGLGVWMVNVHASGGRRMMETCREVLEQESHAPLLIAVTMLTSLSDDEVVEIGFPCSAQEMVGRLAALAQSSGMDGVVCSAQEAPLLRRTHGEEFCLVTPGIRPAAAAADDQTRIVTPAQAITDGSSYLVVGRPITRALNPLDALQQIVKEVESV from the coding sequence ATGGTAAGTGGACCAAGAGTCGTGGTGGCTTTGGACTTTTCTGATAGAAAGCAGCTTGATGAGTTTGTCGCCAAGCTTGATCCAGGTTTATGTCGGCTTAAGGTTGGCAAAGAGCTGTTTACAACATTTGGGCCCGCTATAGTTGAGCAGTTGCAGGCGCGGGGTTTTGAGGTGTTTTTAGACCTTAAGTTTCATGATATTCCCAATACGACGGCGCAGGCGGTGAAAGCGGCGGCTGGTTTGGGGGTATGGATGGTGAATGTGCATGCGTCCGGTGGTAGAAGAATGATGGAGACGTGTCGCGAGGTGTTGGAGCAAGAATCGCATGCACCGTTGCTGATTGCTGTTACGATGCTCACCAGCTTGAGTGATGACGAGGTCGTCGAGATAGGGTTTCCCTGCTCAGCTCAAGAGATGGTCGGCAGGCTTGCGGCCTTGGCGCAAAGTAGTGGAATGGATGGCGTGGTATGTTCTGCTCAAGAGGCTCCATTGTTGCGTCGTACGCACGGCGAGGAATTTTGCTTGGTGACGCCGGGTATCAGGCCTGCGGCGGCGGCGGCGGATGATCAGACGCGAATTGTTACTCCGGCTCAGGCGATTACTGATGGAAGCTCATATTTGGTCGTGGGAAGACCTATTACCCGGGCGTTAAATCCTCTGGATGCATTGCAGCAGATCGTCAAAGAGGTTGAGTCGGTCTGA
- the rpsA gene encoding 30S ribosomal protein S1 has product MSESFAELFEESLKQIDMKPGSIVKGVVVDIDEDWVTVNAGLKSEGVIPVAQFLNEKGELNLQVGDEVEVALDAVEDGFGETRLSREKAKRAEAWKDLEKAFEANEVVNGVINGKVKGGFTVELGGIRAFLPGSLVDVRPIRDTAHLEGKDLEFKVIKLDQKRNNVVVSRRAVLEAENSAERDALLQTLQEGMEVKGIVKNLTDYGAFVDLGGVDGLLHITDMAWKRIKHPSEIVNVGDEITVKVLKFDRERNRVSLGLKQLGEDPWVAIKERYPENTRVTARVTNLTDYGCFAELEEGVEGLVHVSEMDWTNKNIHPSKVVQLGDELEVMVLDIDEERRRISLGIKQCHANPWEEFSGNYNKGDRISGKIKSITDFGIFLGLEGGIDGLVHLSDISWNEPGEEAVRKYKKGDDLETVILSIDPERERISLGIKQLESDPFAEFTQLNEKGSIVTGTVKSVDAKAAVIALNDEVEATLKASEISRDKVEDARNVLKEGDEVEAKIISVDRKNRVINLSIKSKDIDEEKQAIRDVKEKQTEAQGPTTIGDLIKEQLQQQQ; this is encoded by the coding sequence ATGAGCGAGAGCTTTGCTGAGCTTTTTGAAGAAAGTTTAAAACAAATTGATATGAAACCCGGCTCTATCGTTAAGGGCGTAGTGGTTGATATCGATGAAGACTGGGTTACTGTAAACGCAGGCCTTAAGTCCGAGGGTGTAATCCCTGTAGCACAGTTCCTGAACGAGAAAGGGGAGCTGAATCTGCAAGTCGGCGACGAAGTTGAGGTTGCTCTCGACGCAGTTGAAGACGGCTTTGGCGAAACCCGCCTGTCTCGCGAAAAAGCGAAGCGTGCGGAAGCCTGGAAAGATCTTGAAAAAGCTTTCGAAGCAAACGAAGTTGTTAACGGTGTTATCAACGGCAAGGTCAAAGGTGGTTTCACTGTTGAACTGGGCGGCATCCGCGCATTCCTTCCTGGCTCCTTGGTAGATGTGCGTCCGATTCGCGACACAGCGCATCTGGAAGGAAAGGATCTCGAATTCAAAGTTATCAAACTGGATCAAAAGCGTAACAACGTAGTTGTTTCACGCCGTGCGGTTCTGGAAGCGGAAAACAGCGCTGAGCGTGACGCTCTGCTGCAAACTCTGCAGGAAGGTATGGAAGTCAAAGGTATCGTTAAGAACCTGACTGACTACGGCGCATTCGTTGATCTGGGTGGTGTTGACGGTCTGTTGCACATCACTGACATGGCTTGGAAGCGCATCAAGCATCCTAGCGAAATCGTTAACGTTGGCGACGAAATCACCGTTAAGGTGTTGAAGTTCGATCGCGAGCGTAACCGCGTATCTCTGGGTCTGAAGCAACTGGGCGAAGATCCATGGGTTGCTATCAAAGAGCGTTACCCAGAGAACACCCGCGTTACTGCGCGCGTTACCAATCTGACTGACTACGGCTGCTTTGCTGAGCTGGAAGAAGGCGTTGAGGGTCTGGTTCACGTTTCAGAAATGGATTGGACCAACAAGAACATTCACCCATCCAAAGTTGTTCAATTGGGCGATGAGCTGGAAGTGATGGTTCTGGATATCGACGAAGAGCGTCGTCGTATCTCTCTGGGTATCAAGCAGTGTCACGCTAACCCATGGGAAGAGTTCTCCGGCAATTACAACAAGGGCGACCGTATCTCCGGTAAGATCAAGTCTATTACCGACTTCGGTATCTTCCTTGGTCTGGAAGGCGGCATCGACGGTCTGGTTCACTTGTCCGACATTTCTTGGAACGAGCCAGGTGAAGAAGCTGTTCGCAAGTACAAGAAGGGCGACGACCTGGAGACTGTAATCCTGTCTATCGATCCTGAGCGTGAGCGTATTTCCCTGGGTATCAAGCAGTTGGAGAGCGATCCGTTTGCTGAGTTCACTCAGTTGAACGAGAAAGGCTCTATCGTTACCGGTACTGTTAAGTCCGTTGATGCTAAAGCTGCTGTGATCGCTCTGAACGACGAGGTTGAAGCAACTCTGAAAGCGTCTGAAATCAGTCGTGATAAAGTTGAAGACGCTCGCAACGTGCTGAAAGAAGGCGACGAAGTTGAAGCGAAAATCATCAGTGTTGACCGTAAAAACCGCGTGATCAATCTTTCCATCAAGTCTAAGGACATTGATGAAGAGAAACAGGCGATTCGCGATGTCAAAGAGAAGCAAACTGAAGCTCAAGGTCCGACCACTATCGGTGATCTGATCAAAGAGCAATTGCAACAGCAACAGTAA
- the cmk gene encoding (d)CMP kinase codes for MKVSSGIPVITLDGPSGSGKGTIAQLTARALGWNILDSGALYRLTALSAERQGVDLADESVVAKVAETLDVRFEAGTPGQPVSVILMGDDVTLEIRTETCGAMASRVAAYPLVRAALLQRQRDFQAAPGLVADGRDMGTVVFPDAPCKIFMTASAEVRARRRYDQLKQQGESVKISHLLNEIKERDERDMNRSNAPLRPADDAVVLDTSDFSVDEVLEKVLQIWSSRQS; via the coding sequence ATGAAGGTGAGTTCCGGCATTCCTGTCATCACCCTTGATGGTCCCTCCGGCTCAGGCAAGGGGACCATAGCGCAGCTGACTGCGCGGGCGTTGGGATGGAATATTCTGGACTCCGGCGCACTGTATCGACTGACCGCCTTGAGCGCTGAGCGGCAAGGCGTTGATTTAGCGGATGAAAGCGTTGTGGCGAAAGTCGCTGAAACCTTGGATGTGCGTTTTGAAGCGGGAACTCCAGGTCAGCCGGTGTCCGTTATTTTAATGGGCGACGACGTGACTCTGGAAATCAGGACGGAAACCTGTGGCGCTATGGCCTCACGGGTGGCTGCGTACCCTCTGGTGCGCGCCGCTTTGTTGCAGCGGCAGCGGGATTTTCAGGCCGCGCCGGGGTTAGTGGCGGACGGGCGAGACATGGGGACGGTCGTGTTTCCTGACGCTCCATGTAAGATATTTATGACTGCAAGCGCCGAAGTAAGGGCGCGGCGAAGATATGATCAGTTGAAGCAGCAAGGCGAGAGTGTTAAAATTTCGCACCTTTTAAATGAGATAAAGGAACGCGATGAGCGTGACATGAATCGGTCAAACGCTCCTCTGCGACCTGCGGATGACGCCGTAGTCCTTGATACTTCTGACTTTTCGGTGGATGAGGTGTTGGAGAAAGTACTCCAGATCTGGTCTTCCCGTCAATCCTGA
- a CDS encoding integration host factor subunit beta: MTKSELVEIIAQKQPQLSIKDVELAVKTIIEYMSQSLSQGQRIEIRGFGSFSLHYRAPRVGRNPKTGETVHLPAKYVPHFKPGKELRDEVNASLKAGY, translated from the coding sequence ATGACCAAATCAGAGTTAGTCGAGATTATTGCGCAAAAACAACCACAACTTTCGATAAAAGACGTTGAGCTCGCGGTTAAAACGATCATAGAGTACATGTCACAATCTCTGTCCCAGGGGCAGCGCATAGAAATACGGGGATTCGGCAGTTTCAGTCTCCACTATCGCGCACCACGGGTAGGGCGTAATCCCAAAACAGGTGAGACTGTCCATCTTCCTGCGAAGTATGTGCCGCACTTCAAGCCTGGTAAGGAATTGAGAGATGAGGTTAACGCAAGTCTCAAAGCCGGATATTAA